Part of the Mya arenaria isolate MELC-2E11 chromosome 8, ASM2691426v1 genome, GACTGAAAAAGATTACTAAAAACCTGCTTGAAGAAATATGGTGCAACCTTGTGCAATTCGAAAAAAATTCAGAGTAAAACataagtttttcaatttaaaagatCCATTTGAAGACAAgttatcatttgtatgaaaaatatcCTAAAATGAATTGCTTAATTAGGGCTTTATAGAGTGAATGAATAACCATTAATTGAcctaaatacattttaaaaatcacaaaataaaatatttttttagccAATCTTCTTTGAACTTGGTCCAAACATCTGTTGAAACAATCTTGATCACATTAAGTACACAATTGTAAATTCTGTAACGAGATTCAACTTGCAGCATTGGGATGAGTGCAGACACAGTGTCAACTCCTGATCATAAGTTTGCAGAAGCCGTTGCAGGGCTCTGTCTGGAGAAGTATGCCAAACTGCCAAGACGAGGGAAACCAATGGTTGGAAAGGAATGGACACTGCTGGCCGGCATTGTCATGGCAACAGAAAACGGTAAACATTCATATGTGgtcatatgtatttatataagtttaaaagttATATCACAGGTCCTAACTTTTGTATCAATGGATGATGATCAGTTAGGTTTGTATAGCTaccataacttaaaaacataacaaacatcacttaagtttttctttaatacatttttcatgtttgttgttGCTTCTACTTTCAAAGCTAAATAACAGCACTTCAAGCACTTGCATGACTTGTCTCTGACACTTTTCTGACATTTACAGGTTACAGCTCGGTAAGGAATGTCAATCCTATTTTGTGACATGGGGTTCTGATTTTATACAATTTGTAGGCTTCTTACAATGTCATAGTCATCTCATGTTTCTGAAGAGTTTCTTTTACACCAGTATGGTTTTTTGATTTTCACTGTTAACATGGCACTTCTCAAGAGAAACGATTGCATCCTTTAAACCCTGGCTTATTGTAGTAGATCTTGCCTTCTCTGTCCTCTTTTTTACCACTCAACTCTGACATTGCTTGTTTTGTTAGATACATTGAAGTGATTGTacagtgtatattttattatttcttcagTATTGATTCATAGACAATGCTGTATGAATGTATCTTTTATCTTCTTTCATCTTTAGAGACGCTTTTTTGCACTGATTGTAAATTTGATCTGGAACTTTAAGTGTTTTCTTACAGGCTGGTGATACAATAACTTATTTCTTTGATAGTACTTTGGATGTTGATGGAGATTCTGTAAGAGAGTTTTAATGACAGCAACTTTTCTATTAAGGGTTTGTGGGGTTTAAACTGTCTGTACATTGTTGCTTGAAAAACTGATTTCTGGTAGCCTCtcatttttccttttctttgaATCTTTCAGTAAGACTCACAGTCTCCAAGCTGTTTCATTTcatattcaataaaagaaaaggGTAGCAAATAAAAAAGACATAATATTGGTTATGGATACAACTCTGTTACTGGGCAAGTCCGGCAACATATCAGAAACTGTCAACATATCTAAGTATAACTGGAGCTTTCTTCTATTCATTTTCTACTTTCTTAATGTTGCACATTTGTCCAGATGAAACCATTTCAATTATGATACTCTTCTATGAAGATTTTGTTTCAGAAATGCAAGGAAAAATTTAATCATAAATTCCACCATCCAAATTCCACCACACATGAAGTTATCATATATAACTTCAAAATTGTAACATCCAAATATCCTATCGCATTGGAATTCTGCCTATTTagtatatacatgcattttagctggtttaaaaaggaaacaagagtattattcatatatttcaaGTTATTATAACATGGTTCATGTGCGTAGCTGCCTAAACGCGACAACGcagctgaatccacatgattctgacaaaaaacaatcagccaaagttgcaatATGCATAGTTGACTACATGGTcctaaaactgttcattttccATTACTAAATAAAACACCTCAGAACACCCAGAATtcaccagattgcaccatggtttttaaaatgttccGGAAGGGCATGCCCCCAGACCACAATAGCACAAtaatgaatccacatgaatagaggtcTAGTGGCCCCTTTGGTTACGGACACTACAGATTCTTCACTTtcacattttttgtaaaaagaaatTAGTTACCACATGCCAAACAGTTAGAATACCACATACATTACCACAATGAGTAAGGCATTTCTGACAACAGTAATTTTAACTGAGTTTGGTGAAGCATTTTCAATGGGATTTCTGGGATTgatgttttctatatttttcagGCATATGAAATAGCTATGATGCTTGTCACAACTACTGTTGGTTATTTTGGGATAAAAACCTTAATTAACCCTTACCAACTTGTGacagtatatttattttctagtAGCACATACCAACTTAGGTATTGAGACTTTCaaggaaatatgtttaattcCGCTTTCAAATTGTACTTTTTTGAAGTAATACAGCATAACGCGTAAAAATGGTGAAATTCAGAACAACTTTTTAGTAATACCTCCCAAATGGCTAATGTTAGCCATATGAAATTTCTGGTACAGCAAGAGTGACCCTTGTCACTTTCCTTGCACAGGAAAACTATTCTTAAATTAATCCTACTTTTCTGTACTTTGAATATaacataagaaaaataaaatctcAGAAAATGCTGTGTTTGGaggaacagtatttttttttgtacattcacACAGGTGAACCTCCAGCCAACCTGAAGGTTGTGTCCTTGGGGACAGGGTCCAAGTGTCTCCCTGCATCAAAAATGAGCAAGTCTGGTAatctcttcttttttttaaatgtacatttatcctattaatgttgtatatattttgttaacatttttgttttccccaaaacatacatgtactctCCTTTTGATGGAAAAAGTGTCCTTTGTTGATTTCACAATATTCATGATTTCATCTCTATGGACACATTTTATATGCCTACAATTCATTCACacttgaaataatgttttaaagatgatGTCACTAaaaatttgaatcattttgatCTCATGATGAAACTGTAAAAATAAGAgttgattatatttgttaataaatgaaatttgaagACAGACAGGCAAGCTCCCTATTCCCAAGCAAGCCAAATACTCGTCATTGATTAGCTAGCTTGCCCCTTGCTTTTTTTACAGGAGGTACATGAAACCTGTATGCTTCGTTATATTTAATGTGGATTATTAATATAGCTGTAAAAGTTGTTAttgctggtgctgctgctgctgctgctgctgctgctgatgatgatgatgatgatgatgatgatgaagatgctTGTACTGCAGTAATGTAGTTCttgtttaacaaacaaaaacgtactttatcattatttgaaacTGTCTACATTTAAGTTGTCGTTGTGTTTTGCAATGGAAAATAAGAAACAGTTATGACTTTCAtacttgaacatttattaagGGTGAAAATGAAACTTATATTCTATTTTCCAGGAGACATCATCAATGACAGCCATGCTGAGGTTCTGGCTAGGAGGGCCTTTCTCAGGTATGGCATGTCTAGACAGTATTATTTCAACTTGATTGTTATGGGGgttttttattttctctttcCTAGCAGCATGTGCTTATTAAGGATTCACTCAGATTTTATGTTGgctacattattttttaaccttttttgaaatTGAGGTGTTTTACTaactgttaagaccaaactgCAACTGGCATATATTatacttatttgaatttttttttgcaaattcaagcttaaaatagttcatttttcaaTAGCATAACAAACACTTTGGTCTAAATAGagctttttttctgtaaaatgttgaattaattataaacaacaaagCTCTTGTTTGAAGATTTTAGCCATAATGATGTACCAGTATTCAACCTGTTTCAAATTGAACACAAGCACTTGCAGTATTGCCGTCTGTTTTATCCCAATCACATTATCAATGCAGTTGAAAGTCAATGACTTCCGCGAcaatttttcaacttttatgaaaataaaatcgcGAGTTGCAAGCTTTCAGTAACACAGTTTTATTACTATTTATGATTAGCACTTTTTGCATTCAAgccatgaaaatatgttttttatgctCCTTGAAGGGAGAGCATATAGTTGCTGCTTTGTCCGTCCATCACTGCCTTGACCGGAGAAAAACTActgatgggattgaaataaaacttggtttatagatagatggcaatgagaggtAGTGCAGCGCACTAAACACCATTATCctatcatgcatatttatttacttatctCCCCTTAACCATTTTTTCGTAAATGGTGCTTGTCCAGGTCATAgcttaaaaactactgatggcattgaaataaaactaggtatgtAGATAtatggcaatgagaggaagtgcagtgcatgGAAACCATAATCATATCATGCATATGTATTAACTTACCCcccttaaccatttttttcataattggtGCTTGCACACCCTTGCTAGGAAAATTGAGAGATAGTGCATTGCATTCAAGTCATGCATACTAattaagttatctccccttaaacattttttcacgATTGGTGTTTGGCCGGGCCTTGTCTTGGAAAATACTGAATGGATTggaatgaaacttgaaacataaaTAGATGGCAATAACTTGAATAAGAGGAAGAGCATTACCAATAAACCATAATCCTGCCATGCATTTTTCTAGTGATTTCCCTGAAACTCCTCTTATTTCATAGGTTTTGAAAATCAGACTTTGTTCGGGACATATCTTGGATATTTGTGAACTTTAGATactgcttttttatttcaattcttgaaatttactttaaaaatcaGTTCTCAAACCTTTTTATATCTTTCcatgttatgattttttccagcttgtgtataataatgctacAACAATTTTTACATTGTATTCAATGAGAGTGGGCGTATGGAGAGCATCATACACTTCCAGCGATATTCTTGTTTTGCAGAATGTTTGTATTTGCAATTTATCCAAACAAACAAGGATTATTTGCAAAGACTCgtgacatttttttctctgtttaagaatattttcttttttactcatttctttacaattttgatGTAATATctaatatttaaatcatatagTATAAGGATATGTATTGCCTTTctcaacaattgtttttttgcaaCTGAACTGAAATAATTAACTTCATTCATTTGGAACTAAAAAGTAATTTTCACTTGATAGATCATTTTTACTGGAATTGTATCTCAGTAGTGATACATTGAGACTGACATATTCATTGATGGCTATTGATTTGTTGTGGATGATGAATGTATCGAGGTTGATCATTGCAGCCAGGGCAGAAAAACATTATTGCCTTTTAGATGAACGTTTTGATTTGATCATGGTAAATCTGGAAGACAGACTATGGTCTAAAACAGGAAATAATTGATACAAACAGGTTTATCATCGCTTGATGGATTCTGCGAATATTACTGGTAGGAGTCCTTGGACCTCATTTGACATCTCggaaattgtttatttgaaaacttCTATCTGTGATGGATGAATGCGTTTTGTGGAGAATCCGACAAAAGGAGAATCCAGGCTAATCTCCTGCTGAGATTTCTCCTCGGCTTCTATAATTgattacatttacatatttgaatTATGCTGATACTGCCTTTATTATGCACTTTTTTTTACACGGTTGCTGATAATTTGagttcattattttgttgttattgccGATCAAACAGAGATCACTCAAAATCACATAtaaaaatttaatgttattaattataaataaatatctacTTTTCCTTGACCATCAGTTGAATCATTgagctgaaaaaaaaaaactgatataaaGCAAGTTGAGTTATTCTAGTTCTGTGCTGGCATCGGCctaatgcaaacaaaaacagCTGTGGCTTTAACTTAAAACCATTTACAAAAcacacatgtacattgtatagcaaggcccataactctggctttaatgaTTATCAAGCTATGCCTCTTGTTTGTACGCAgcatttttgtgcatttttgaCTGGTAGTCCAATATTATCAGGTGCATGTCAATGCAGGAAGAAGACACAcagtacatatacatttttttggCCATGAAGGTTTTCCATGATGAGGTGGCGTGTTATGCATAAGACCTAGGTCTGTACCTTAGAGGTCATGGTCAAGGTAAGAGGTCAcaggttgaaatgatccttgtctgtatcttgaccatgcattataggattttaataaaacttgcCATGGAGGTTCACCATGCTGAGTCATAGTTTCTAGAGCACTCTTATTGTTTAActccatgttattctgtcttgcaattgcatggaagaacattatgtctgtgtcaaaggctcTTTCAATGAACTCGACATGTCACCTTTTGGCGTCTagtttaaaacatgcatttcatatttattttctaacaGTACTGTTGGAAACTGTAAGGAACTTCTTTCTCTAATGTTCATGCATATGTTTTGCTATACTAATCTAACTGTATTCTTGTGTACTAATAAGGCATATTCTGTggtatttttattacattcttGTGATAGTTCTTGTTAATGTTAAGATTTATCTATTCCATTGGGGTAATTTAAGAAAATGGCAGCCACTGATGTATATGATGAGGTTTGCTGGTTGTCAATCACATGTATTCAGCATTGATTTAATGTCACAGTTTGGTAACAGTTTGTGTATGTAATCGACAGgccagaatgtttatatttcacatTTTGCCCTATCTGAACATACATATCGGTAGGGTTTAAACGGGGGTCACTCAGTCATGCCTTACCTTAATGTTAGGGTTATGCAATATTATCGATATATTGCCATACAGAGCAAAAATGATACTTATCGTTATTTATCGGTGGAATTTCAATAGTTTTGCTATGTTATTTATGCCAAActgtaaatgcatttaaataactGCTGACAACCAGATTCTTGATGTGTTATGAAATGTGACAcataatgatgattttttaataGTATAAAATCGTGTGTGATcacactttttgttttcttatactTGGTTGTCAAAATTGCGAAAGCGATCAAGAATAATGGCCAGAGAGTCAATGACAAAAACTTATCACAGTGGTCATTATTATCCTGTTTTAAACATGGAAAAAGATGGTTTAGAGAgaaataatgatgaaaattCTTTGCAATAATACCACACCCTTCTCACGGTATACATGGTCTGTTACAGGTACCTGTATGTGGAGCTCGGGAGGCTGTACAGGACAGGGGCCAGTGAGGTGCTTGAAATGGCTGACCACAACCGTTGTGGGCTCAAACAAGGAGTAACTTTCCACATGTACACTTCACTCACTCCATGTAACTATACACTTTCACAGAATACTTTTTTAGACAAGATaaagtttaaaagttttttaaCCTTTAAGCTTAGTCCTGTTTTGACATTGATGCGTCCCTAGCTAATTGATTGTGTAACGACAGGTTTTAACAGAGTTTGATTAGTACATACAGTCTAAACCTGTTTGCTCAATATCATATGGCTTTGCTCGATGCAGTTCGTTGGCACAAACTGCTGAATGTAAAGGACCCATTATGTTTTAATCTTTGTAAGCATTCCCACTAGGCCGGATATTCGCGAGAAAcaaagtattttggctggtccctTGGGTATTGAGCCAACAGATTTCGACTGTAGTTGACATTATCAATATAAGTTCCTTTCGATCAGTGTAACACACATCATTTAATCCTAATGGGGATTGGTAGTAAACACCCCTGTGATAGCTATTagagttttaaaataaatgaaaattttacAGCTGTATGTCGTGATTTTGTAGGTGGAGATGCTTCTATATTTCCTAAACAGTCTGGTTCCGAGTGTGAGAGTCCAGGGGAATTGGTGACAGTCAAAGATGGAGACCTTCAACTTGATAGTAGGGGGAGCTGTTTTAAAGAGGTGGATAGTAAAACTGGATCTGGAGGGAGAACAAAGGCAGTTCCTATGTGTAGTATACATGGTGGTAATGATGCGTcacatgttcaaaatgtttcagTTGTGTTCGAAAAAGAGTTGCCAGAAAAGATTGGTTGCACGACACAGGGGCAGTCCTTAAACATTAATTGTGAAAATGGAGCTGATAATGAGATAAGTGAAGTAACAGTTAAACCTGATGATAAACTCATCAGAGGTTGTGCAGACAGTAGTAATAAATGTGGAACAAGTGTAGAGATCATGCATGAACATCAGGATATCGGCACAAAAAATGACTGTCTGTCTGACCAGTGTGGTAGCGGTGTGAAAACTGATAAAGCTGAAGAAGTCAAATCATCACAGGACACTGAAAATAAGGAGGACAAGAGGAAAAGGCTGGTGGAGGATGTGGATGCAGATGCAATAAAACGACAAAAACTGCACAAAACTCCTGTCAAAGGTTAGCAGAAAATAGGGTTtgagtatttttatgtttaaccaaGTTTTATAACAGAAGAACATCATTTTTGTGTTGCCTTCGATGTATGGCTGACAAATAGGGATTCCTTTGCCTGGCATCTGTGTTGATGGTGGAGGCACCACACTTTCATTTCCGCCAATAACTGGGAACTACTTGGTGTAGTGTCTTCAAACTTGGCATGCACATTGATCACGATCAAttaacccctattgatttgggGTCAAttgatcaaaggtcaaggttgtggtgaaattaagtaaaaaaaaaaatgcatttttttccaatgaATAACCTTTGAATGACTTGGtgtagagtcttcaaacttaGCAtacacattggtcatggtcagctGATGACCTAAAAAAGATTTATTGGGGTCAATAGATGAAAAGGTAAGGTCATTATGACCTTTACCGTACTAGAAAAGTAATGGACTGTCTCTACAGGCGCCACTTGATTCATGGAAAACTACTTTATTTTTGCATGTAAGAACATTACATGCATAATTACATACTTTAGTAATAACACGTTCTTCAGGAAGCCTTCATGACTAGGGAATGCAACTTActcacagaattctagtttatttttacatgtcaattacattacatgcaaaataaaaaaatatgatcttAAGGAATAATATGTACTTCAACACCCCAGTATGTCTAAAAGTGGAAACCATTAAAAGTCATGTTCATTCATAGTTCATAGTTATACGTAAGGTTCTAGTAAACATATCTGTCACATACCAATGCTATTAGTCAAAACCATCTGTTCATTTGACAATCAATTCTAACAGCTCTTACAGCACTTGAGCAGTGTATTTTTAGCTATTTTCAGTGATAGCATGCTATCCTTGATGTTCTCTTATCGCATTAGACATCTAGACATCATCTCTGATGCCTAAACACAGCTCTAATTAGATGCTTCTATGACAGAAAAAATCAACTTCCATAATGCCTATAATTCACCGACTTCAAAGCAGAAATCAGGGATAGATCTGTAGGCCTTTCACATCCTGAGAATTTGTGAGGATTGGTATGTTTTCTGGTTTGTCAGTCAACTGGCATTGATGGAAGAATTGAGAAAATGGTGGCTAATTTTGTAAGCTACAAACCTTCTATTTCCCAGTCTATAAACGTCTTGGTCTGTCTCAGCTGCTAATTAAACCATGGTTTTATTGCTACATATTTCTAGAACTTGTGACGTTTCTATTAGCGCTGCTCACAAAACTGATATAACATCCTTGCTAAATTGATTTTGTCCTGTGATTCCTGTATGGTGCGTTCCGCAAGTtcttattttagttttttccattattttattaGAATACATATAACCCTACATCTCTGTAATAATGTTGCTTATATAAGCTGTAAAGTCAAGTTTGTTGGAGGATAATTTTTATTTCTCCTTCATTatgataaatgttatattattcatttataaataggtttaaattattaatgaaaatatcaacagtATGTTTAAAGCTTACATTTCACATAGGGTAATTATCAATTAAgttgtttataaaagaaaatggatatgattttttattataataatttctaGCTCGACTTTAGTAGTGAATAATTATGGTAATTACAGTTGCCGTCATGTTTGCGTTGTCGATGATGTTGCAGCTTGGTTGAAAGCCTAACACTGCTCATAATTAGTTTGCCTAGTTTCTGGTATCACTTGTCAAACCTAGCATAAGCACACGCCCTGCACTGGGAAAATGCTTTTCGAGATTGCTCAAATTCttgattttatttagcagtaCTTGGAAAAAGGTCACTTAAAAGTCTAGTTTAGATGACAATAGTATCCATTCATAGGATTTATTTATACATCATTAATATCATCAGGGGTTAGGAGAATTATATACCTTTTTCAACATTGGccaagtttgtttatattttagatttacATAGAATTTACCAATAACAtaagaaaacttaaaataacCACATCTTTTCCACAATTGAAAAGTCTACAgtgcacatatttatatttataacattattcaTTACATTATTAGGATGTAATCATGCATTTTTGTCTGTGTGTAGGTGACATTTATCGTACTGGAGCCAAGTGTTTGCCTGGTGGGGCCCAGGATGCCTTACAGCCAGGGACCGACTACCATGCAACTGCCGCTTTCAGGTAAACACCCCAGAAACAATTGACATTGTTTACACATGTATTGAAATCTGATTGGATAAGAACATTGTTCATGATGGATTTTCAGCCCAAGATTTATGTCTTGCTGtctcttaaattttaaaatgaaaataaagtggCAGTGGCAAACTTGCAGCACATGAATTGTACAATCAAATTTAGAAtggatatttaaaacaacaggTTGTTATGGTATTTATCTCGAAACTTACCGGTATAGCTGTATTGGTCAATTGTGGCAATGTTGATTTGATATTGCAAACATgtaactttcaatttaatgtaaaacaatCACTAAACAATtaactaattttttttatctaactATTTTTGTCATACCCTTGGTTGATAAGATGGCCACATTGTGAATGATCATATTTTCTCtaacatgtacaaatatattcTCAAAATGCTTGTATGTATACactaaaatgtttgtatgtgtACACTTTGTGTTGTTTCGTAGCGCAACATTACTGAAGCTTATAGAAAGTGAGTGAGACGAATTAACTATCGTGAATTTTCCAGAAACTGGAACAAGATATTAAGACCTATGGCTATGGGGGCTGTCTTATCAATGAGggttaagcaaaatattgtaaGGTAATGAATATCAAttatgaagtgaacgtcacaaatttaattgaaagttTTACTTGCAAATCAAATTTCTTTTGCCTAATATTGTATAGATATTTTCACTTCTCAgaaatttttattaaaaaaagcaattcaACTATATATGGATTGACGAGAATGTTGGGAAGATTTATGATTAGGAATCTTTATGTCAGGATGGTGTATGATTACGAAATATTATGTTGGAATGGTAAAGGGGTTATGAAACTTTATGTTGGGATGGTGTACGCTTATGATACTTTATGCCGGGGAATGCAGGGATGGTCATGACACTGGCTGCTTTAAATCCGCACAATTCATGGTTATTATAAGGTCTGTTCATGGCAGGGAAGTTGATGTACGCACAGTATGTGTTtcataaaagaacaaaataatttaaatacataatgcTAAGATAAGGCTTTAAGGTAGTCTACCCCTAAAGGTGAGGAATTACAATTACAAAGTTTGTTTGGAAAGCATGTCTATTTTTACATCATGTAAGCAAATTCCAAAGAATTGCCTATGCGATTTTAAAAAAGACTTAATATATAGCAACCCGtgttaaaaatgaacacaattttGTAACCTCTGTCTGGTGCTATGTGTACTCATTAGTGCACACATACTTTATTCAACACCACGATAGTAGGTTATTATGACCATTTCATAGACATATTTCATAATCAAGAAATATCTTTGGTAAAATGCAAGTTGAACTAAAAGGCTAATTGTTGTATTAAATAATTCTGTCTTTTATACTTCAAGAGTGTCATTTTCCATAtaaatcaaaaaatatttgttctttttatgTACTGTCAAAACAATCATTCAAGACACATAAAGTACTATATAACTTTTTGCAACAACACATTTTCTAAAGTCTGAAATCAAAAATAGATAGTTTCCTGCAACCTcctataaaaattatttttttattattgtcaatttcaaatcaaacagTCATGTCACTTTGTGTCATAATATAGTTTCAAATTGTATGGCGCTTAATTGGTCTGTGAATATATACCCcgtaaatatattatcaaatataaaaaacaattaaatatcatcaatgcaacttttttttaaacacgCATTACCTGAAGATAAATTTGAGAAACTtaagtattaattattttaaaagtgatttaaaagaaagaaaatagtttattttatgCTGCCTGGTGTACTTTAAAGTGGTTTGCATGGTGTCATTCCTTTCGTTCACTTTGAAAGAGGTTTGCATGGCGTCATTCCTTTCTTTCACTTTGAAACAGGTTTGCATGGTGTCATTCCTTTCTTTCACTTTGAAAGAGTTTTGCATGGCGTCATTCCTTTCTTTCACTTTGAAACAGGTTTGCATGGTGTCATTCCTTTCTTTCACTTTGAAAGAGTTTTGCATGGCGTCATTCCTTTCTTTCACTTTGAAACAGGTTTGCATGGTGTCATTCCTTACTTTCACTTTGAAACAGGTTTGCATGGTGTCATTCCTTTCTTTCACTTTGAAACAGGTTTGCATGGCGTCATTCCTTTCTTTCACTTTGAAAGAGTTTTGCATGGCGTCATTCCTTTCTTTCACTTTGAAAGAGTTTTGCATGGTGTCATTCCTTTCTTTCACTTTGAAAGAGTTTTGCATGGTGTCATTCCTTTCTTTCACTTTGAAAGAGTTTTGCATGGTGTCATTCCTTTCTTTCACTTTGAAAGAGTTTTGCATGGTGTCATTCCTTTCTTTCACTTTGAAAGAGTTTTGCATGGTGTCATTCCTTTCTTTCACTTTGAAAGAGTTTTGCATGGTGTCATTCCTTTCTTTCACTTTGAAAGAGTTTTGCATGGTGTCATTCCTTTCTTTCACTTTGAAAGAGTTTTGCATGGTGTCATTCCTTTCTTTGACCACAACAACGTTATTTCGTGGGTCTTTGTTTACAATGgtcaaaaaacatgtttaattgaCTAGTTTAACACGTTCTTTGTACAGGTAATACCTCTGGTATCATGCTATAATGCATCTGTGTAGAAAGGgtgtacatttttgaaaatgtatattctaaaatataattttgcagAAAAATGAAGCCATATTATTTTGAGGTCAGATATTCCCTGTAGCGAGCCTATGAAATCCAACATTGAACAGAGttaagcaacagtaaatgtcaTGGCTACGGGTGGAATACCTTAAACATTAACTTGATTGTCACTTAATTGACCATTTT contains:
- the LOC128244841 gene encoding tRNA-specific adenosine deaminase 1-like isoform X2 codes for the protein MSADTVSTPDHKFAEAVAGLCLEKYAKLPRRGKPMVGKEWTLLAGIVMATENGDIINDSHAEVLARRAFLRYLYVELGRLYRTGASEVLEMADHNRCGLKQGVTFHMYTSLTPCGDASIFPKQSGSECESPGELVTVKDGDLQLDSRGSCFKEVDSKTGSGGRTKAVPMCSIHGGNDASHVQNVSVVFEKELPEKIGCTTQGQSLNINCENGADNEISEVTVKPDDKLIRGCADSSNKCGTSVEIMHEHQDIGTKNDCLSDQCGSGVKTDKAEEVKSSQDTENKEDKRKRLVEDVDADAIKRQKLHKTPVKGDIYRTGAKCLPGGAQDALQPGTDYHATAAFRTKPGRGERTLCMSCSDKLARWCVVGLQGALLAHFLDTPIYLVSVVVGSCPYDKHSMYRALVSRSEGVEGALPRGYCHHQPVFLQSPLTFPYSRQVVEEQNPGVSLVPSSVGLGWHLGEDGGMTDVTVLGKKQGVTAKNRHTEKARSAMCSKSLFDLFLSLVSDIPPENLPDSIRNKTLHTYHDYKMAATDYQLSWQQLLSIFKNWQHKPSGYTDFT
- the LOC128244841 gene encoding tRNA-specific adenosine deaminase 1-like isoform X1, which codes for MSADTVSTPDHKFAEAVAGLCLEKYAKLPRRGKPMVGKEWTLLAGIVMATENGEPPANLKVVSLGTGSKCLPASKMSKSGDIINDSHAEVLARRAFLRYLYVELGRLYRTGASEVLEMADHNRCGLKQGVTFHMYTSLTPCGDASIFPKQSGSECESPGELVTVKDGDLQLDSRGSCFKEVDSKTGSGGRTKAVPMCSIHGGNDASHVQNVSVVFEKELPEKIGCTTQGQSLNINCENGADNEISEVTVKPDDKLIRGCADSSNKCGTSVEIMHEHQDIGTKNDCLSDQCGSGVKTDKAEEVKSSQDTENKEDKRKRLVEDVDADAIKRQKLHKTPVKGDIYRTGAKCLPGGAQDALQPGTDYHATAAFRTKPGRGERTLCMSCSDKLARWCVVGLQGALLAHFLDTPIYLVSVVVGSCPYDKHSMYRALVSRSEGVEGALPRGYCHHQPVFLQSPLTFPYSRQVVEEQNPGVSLVPSSVGLGWHLGEDGGMTDVTVLGKKQGVTAKNRHTEKARSAMCSKSLFDLFLSLVSDIPPENLPDSIRNKTLHTYHDYKMAATDYQLSWQQLLSIFKNWQHKPSGYTDFT